The following are encoded together in the Triticum dicoccoides isolate Atlit2015 ecotype Zavitan chromosome 6B, WEW_v2.0, whole genome shotgun sequence genome:
- the LOC119325313 gene encoding receptor-like protein EIX2, with amino-acid sequence MTKLALLVRGTALLICLLIFQASSTSHGQASVSGVCIGSERDALLSFKASLLDPAGHLSSWQGEDCCQWKGVRCSNRTGHLIKLNLRNIDMEMEDYMDNMGYYMYDYNYPNRSGSLSLSAGEMSSSLATLQHLSYLDLSWNDFNGTSIPVFLASLKNLRYLNLSSARFGGRISSQLGNLSKLEYLDLSGNYNYYDGNNSYIVDLAWLPRLSLLRHLDMSSVDLGSARDWFQRVSMLPSLKVLRLSGCGLNGTVSASISISNLTHLEVLDISYNTFRIPSQFGNLTKLQYLDVSGNYYPDVALAWLPRLSLLRHLDMTYVDLGSARDWFQSVNMLPSLKVLGLSGCGLNSTMSASISLSNLTHLEVLDMSGNNFYTSLKHAWFWNLKSLKELYLSGSSWIGSIPSDLANMTALQVIDLTGNQLVGLIPEKLGNLCNLTRMRFSGNNIGSSIGEFMGRLPKCSWNTLQEFSVQYANMTGNLPGWIGNMTNLSVLQASKNMLTGTLPIGVGALSTLKMLDLGYNNFSGVLLKEHFASLGKLEVLELGYNSFSGVLLKEHFASLGKLELLDLSYNNFSGVLFKEIFTSLGNLEYLDLSYNNFSDFLLKEHQTSLGNLNHLDLSHNKLDSVLVEEHFAGLLNLEYLDLSYNPLRSAINQKWVPPFRLKVVKFQSCQLGPIFPEWLKWQSDIDVLVLSDAKLDDVIPDWFWVTFSRASTLQASGNKLRGSLPANLQHMSADYIHLGSNKLTGQVPQLPINISRLDLSSNSLSGSLPSKLNAPALEDLMLANNQLTGTIPSSIFQLTSLYRLDLSGNHLEGDIMQCWEESDANSTSQFGWNLFSLALNNNNLTGQFPKFLARSWQLMFLDLSYNRLSGALPEWLPEKIPRLKILRVRSNLFSGHIPKSFTSLRRLHYLDIAHNNISGSIPRSLPNLKAMKAVVSHDMKDYYYEESIPVIMKDQKRDYTFAIYNLLAILDLSSNNLAGQLPEEITLLIALTSLNLSNNLFIGTIPNQVGDLKRLESLDLSFNEFSGAIPSSLSALTYLSHLNLSYNNLSGAIPSGQQLQALDNQMYIYIGNPGLCGDPVGRSCSTHDAEQSGLEDIDHMPSVYLAMSIGFVVGLWTVFCTMLMKRTWRAAFFQFVDMMYDMVYVQVAVRWAHVMEKTQDGAP; translated from the coding sequence ATGACTAAGCTTGCGCTCCTCGTCCGAGGAACTGCACTACTGATTTGTCTATTGATCTTCCAAGCATCATCCACTTCACATGGCCAAGCGAGTGTATCAGGAGTCTGCATCGGCAGCGAGCGAGATGCGCTTCTGTCCTTCAAGGCAAGCCTCCTGGACCCTGCTGGCCATCTCTCGTCATGGCAGGGTGAGGATTGTTGCCAATGGAAGGGAGTCCGCTGCAGCAACAGAACGGGCCATCTCATCAAGCTCAACCTCCGCAACATCGACATGGAAATGGAAGACTACATGGACAACATGGGCTACTACATGTACGACTACAACTACCCGAACAGGAGCGGATCATTGAGCTTGTCGGCAGGCGAGATGAGCTCTTCTTTGGCGACTTTACAACACCTGAGTTATCTTGATCTGAGCTGGAATGACTTCAACGGCACAAGCATCCCTGTGTTCTTGGCTTCCCTCAAGAACCTAAGGTATCTCAACCTCTCGTCGGCACGATTCGGTGGGAGAATATCTTCCCAACTTGGCAATCTCTCAaaattggaatatcttgatctcagtgGGAATTATAACTATTATGATGGAAATAACTCTTACATAGTGGATCTTGCATGGTTGCCACGTCTCTCTTTGTTGAGACATCTTGACATGAGTTCTGTGGATCTTGGTTCTGCGAGGGATTGGTTTCAGAGAGTTAGTATGCTTCCTTCTCTTAAAGTGCTTCGCTTGTCCGGCTGTGGACTCAATGGTACCGTGTCTGCTAGTATATCAATTTCCAACCTCACACATCTTGAGGTCCTTGATATATCCTATAACACCTTCAGAATACCTTCCCAATTTGGAAATCTCACAAAGTTGCAATATCTTGATGTCAGTGGGAATTATTATCCTGATGTGGCTCTTGCATGGTTGCCACGTCTATCTTTGTTGAGACATCTTGACATGACTTATGTGGATCTTGGTTCTGCGAGGGATTGGTTTCAGAGTGTTAATATGCTTCCTTCTCTTAAAGTGCTTGGCTTGTCCGGTTGTGGACTCAACAGCACCATGTCTGCTAGTATATCACTTTCCAACCTCACACATCTCGAAGTCCTTGATATGTCTGGTAACAACTTCTATACTTCACTCAAGCATGCATGGTTTTGGAATCTCAAAAGCCTTAAGGAGCTTTACCTCTCCGGTTCCAGCTGGATAGGGTCTATTCCTAGTGATTTGGCAAACATGACGGCCCTTCAAGTCATAGATTTAACTGGGAATCAGCTCGTGGGTTTGATACCAGAAAAATTGGGAAATTTGTGCAATTTGACCAGAATGAGGTTCAGTGGTAACAACATAGGTTCGAGCATAGGGGAGTTCATGGGGCGATTGCCAAAGTGCTCGTGGAATACACTGCAAGAATTCTCAGTGCAATATGCAAATATGACCGGGAATCTACCCGGTTGGATTGGGAACATGACCAATCTTAGTGTTCTTCAAGCATCTAAAAACATGTTAACTGGCACTCTACCTATAGGAGTTGGAGCACTGAGTACTTTGAAAATGCTGGACCTCGGGTACAATAACTTCAGCGGCGTGCTATTGAAAGAACATTTTGCAAGCTTAGGGAAATTAGAGGTTCTGGAGCTCGGGTACAATAGCTTCAGCGGTGTGCTCTTGAAAGAACATTTTGCAAGCTTAGGCAAATTAGAGCTTTTGGACCTCAGCTACAATAACTTCAGCGGTGTGCTCTTCAAAGAAATCTTTACAAGTTTAGGTAATTTGGAATATTTGGACCTCAGCTATAATAATTTCAGTGATTTTCTCTTGAAAGAACACCAAACAAGTTTAGGTAATTTAAATCATTTGGATCTCAGCCATAATAAATTAGATAGTGTGCTTGTGGAGGAGCATTTTGCAGGCCTATTGAATTTAGAGTATTTAGACTTGTCGTACAACCCTCTGAGATCAGCTATCAACCAAAAATGGGTTCCACCATTTAGATTGAAGGTTGTAAAATTCCAATCATGCCAACTGGGAcccatctttccagagtggctaaaATGGCAATCTGACATTGATGTTCTTGTTCTCAGTGATGCAAAGCTGGATGATGTTATTCCTGATTGGTTTTGGGTAACATTTTCTCGAGCTTCAACCTTGCAAGCATCAGGAAACAAATTGCGTGGCTCATTACCAGCAAATCTACAACACATGTCAGCTGACTATATACATCTCGGGTCCAATAAGTTGACAGGTCAAGTTCCACAGTTGCCTATAAATATAAGCCGACTGGACCTATCTTCAAACTCTTTATCTGGGTCATTGCCGTCAAAGCTAAATGCTCCTGCACTCGAAGACTTGATGCTTGCAAATAATCAATTAACAGGCACCATCCCGTCGTCTATATTCCAATTGACTTCTCTGTATAGGTTGGACCTATCAGGAAACCATTTAGAAGGAGATATTATGCAGTGTTGGGAGGAATCTGATGCAAACTCTACAAGTCAATTTGGTTGGAACTTGTTCAGCTTGGCCCTAAATAACAACAACCTGACTGGTCAATTCCCTAAATTTCTTGCAAGGTCATGGCAATTGATGTTCCTTGACCTTTCTTACAATAGGTTATCTGGAGCATTACCAGAATGGTTGCCAGAAAAAATCCCACGGTTGAAAATATTAAGAGTGAGATCAAATTTGTTCAGTGGTCATATTCCTAAGAGTTTCACTTCCCTTCGCCGTCTTCATTATTTGGACATAGCACATAACAACATATCAGGAAGCATACCGCGGTCTTTGCCAAACTTGAAAGCAATGAAGGCAGTGGTGTCACATGACATGAAGGATTACTACTATGAAGAGAGCATCCCAGTAATCATGAAGGATCAAAAGCGTGACTACACCTTCGCAATCTACAATCTATTGGCAATTCTTGATTTGTCAAGTAATAATTTGGCAGGGCAGCTTCCAGAGGAGATAACTCTACTCATTGCACTTACCAGCCTGAACTTATCAAATAATCTGTTCATAGGAACAATCCCAAACCAAGTTGGTGATTTAAAGAGGTTGGAGTCACTCGACCTATCCTTCAATGAGTTTTCTGGTGCAATACCCTCAAGCTTATCAGCTTTAACTTATTTGAGCCACTTGAACTTGTCATACAACAATCTGTCCGGTGCAATACCATCCGGCCAACAGCTACAAGCTCTTGATAACCAGATGTATATCTACATCGGTAACCCTGGTCTTTGTGGAGATCCTGTTGGCAGGAGCTGCTCAACACATGATGCAGAGCAAAGTGGCCTTGAAGATATAGATCATATGCCATCTGTTTATCTTGCCATGAGCATTGGATTTGTGGTGGGTCTGTGGACAGTTTTCTGCACCATGTTGATGAAGAGGACATGGAGGGCTGCCTTCTTCCAGTTTGTTGATATGATGTACGACATGGTTTATGTGCAAGTGGCTGTAAGGTGGGCTCACGTGATGGAGAAAACTCAAGACGGTGCACCATGA
- the LOC119324863 gene encoding rRNA 2'-O-methyltransferase fibrillarin 1-like, translated as MRAPMRGGGGRGGGRGFGDSGGRGGRGRGFGGRSDGGGRSGGRGFGGRSAGRGRGGGRGGGRGGPGMKGGAKVVVVPHKHDGVFIAKAKEDALCTKNMVAGESVYGEKRVSVQNEDASKVEYRVWNPFRSKLAAAVLGGVDNIWIAPGTRVLYLGAASGTTVSHVSDIVGPNGLVYAVEFSHRSGRDLVNMAKKRTNVIPIIEDARHPAKYRMLVGMVDVIFSDVAQPDQARILALNASYFLKNGGHFVISIKANCIDSTQAAEAVFASEVEKLKADQFKPSEQVTLEPFERDHACVVGGYRMPKKQK; from the exons ATGAGGGCACCcatgagaggaggaggaggccgcggcgGCGGCAGGGGCTTTGGCGACAGCGGCGGCCGCGGGGGCCGTGGCCGCGGCTTCGGCGGGAGGAGCGACGGCGGCGGCCGCAGCGGCGGTAGGGGCTTCGGCGGCCGGAGCGCTGgcaggggccgcggcggcggccggggagGCGGCAGGGGTGGCCCCGGCATGAAGGGCGGGGCCAAGGTGGTCGTGGTGCCGCACAAGCACGACGGCGTCTTCATCGCCAAGGCCAAGGAGGACGCGCTCTGCACCAAGAACATGGTCGCCGGCGAGTCCGTCTACGGCGAGAAGAGGGTCTCCGTCCAG AACGAGGACGCGTCCAAGGTTGAGTACCGGGTGTGGAACCCCTTCAGATCCAAGCTGGCCGCTGCCGTGCTCGGTGGTGTGGACAACATCTGGATT GCTCCTGGAACACGCGTGCTGTACCTCGGAGCCGCCTCTGGAACAACCGTGTCTCATGTGTCCGACATCGTTGGACCG AATGGGTTGGTGTATGCCGTTGAGTTCTCTCACCGGAGTGGTAGGGATCTTGTCAACATGGCCAAGAAGAGGACCAATGTTATCCCCATCATTGAGGATGCTAGGCACCCGGCAAAGTACCGGATGCTGGTCGGCATGGTTGATGTTATCTTTTCAGATGTTGCACAGCCTGACCAG GCTAGAATCTTAGCCCTTAATGCATCATACTTCTTGAAGAATGGCGGCCACTTTGTCATTTCGATCAAG GCCAACTGTATCGACTCGACCCAGGCTGCCGAGGCGGTGTTTGCGAGCGAAGTGGAGAAGCTGAAGGCCGACCAGTTCAAGCCCTCGGAGCAGGTGACCCTGGAGCCCTTTGAGCGCGACCACGCCTGCGTTGTCGGTGGTTACAGGATGCCCAAGAAGCAAAAGTGA